One Triticum dicoccoides isolate Atlit2015 ecotype Zavitan chromosome 4B, WEW_v2.0, whole genome shotgun sequence genomic window carries:
- the LOC119295171 gene encoding shewanella-like protein phosphatase 2 — MAPASPDVPACAGLPAAVSAFADAFVDFSVSGIFFPTNPPPPPSPTPTTFLPSPSRLVAIGDLHGDLPKSLTALRLAGLLPSANSPGSSASSTSWSAGPTLAVQLGDILDRGGDELRLLYFLRRLSISAAAQGGALLPILGNHEVMNVSGDFRFVTPQGLQEFSGWAGWYRAGLAIKRRCGGLEQPKNPFLGVPKAFPGIKREFWDGIRSRLAALRPDGPIARRFLADLPTVLVVGDSVFVHGGLLEANVEYGLERINAEVSDWIRGERGNNARAPEYVCGRDAVVWLRRFSEGFNCDCQRLQGVLGMIPGAKRMVMGHTIQSEGINAVCGAQAVRVDVGLSRGCGNGLPEVLEINGGGSEVRVITTDPAEAWQYRKQKPDKAATALEKKGEVKDGLALLVRESHVLKGVEAKA, encoded by the coding sequence ATGGCCCCCGCATCCCCCGACGTCCCCGCTTGCGCCGgcctccccgccgccgtctccgcctTCGCCGACGCCTTCGTCGACTTCTCCGTCTCCGGCATCTTCTTCCCCAccaacccgcctcctcctccgtcccCCACGCCCACCACCTTCCTCCCCTCCCCATCCCGCCTCGTCGCCATCGGCGACCTCCACGGCGACCTCCCCAAGTCCCTCACCGCCCTCCGCCTCGCCGGCCTCCTGCCTTCCGCCAACAGCCCCGGCTCCAGCGCCAGCTCCACCTCCTGGTCCGCCGGCCCCACCCTCGCCGTCCAGCTCGGCGACATCCTGGatcgcggcggcgacgagctccgcctcCTCTACTTCCTCCGTCGCCTCAGCATCTCCGCCGCCGCGCAGGGCGGCGCGCTCCTCCCCATCCTCGGCAACCACGAGGTCATGAACGTGTCCGGCGACTTTCGCTTCGTCACGCCGCAGGGCCTGCAGGAGTTCTCCGGCTGGGCCGGCTGGTACCGCGCTGGCCTCGCCATTAAGCGCCGCTGTGGCGGGCTCGAGCAGCCCAAGAACCCCTTCCTCGGCGTCCCCAAGGCCTTCCCTGGCATCAAGCGGGAGTTTTGGGACGGCATCCGATCTCGCCTCGCCGCTCTCCGCCCGGACGGCCCCATCGCGCGGAGGTTCTTGGCTGATCTGCCCACCGTCCTGGTAGTCGGCGACTCGGTGTTCGTCCATGGTGGCCTTCTTGAGGCCAATGTCGAGTATGGCCTGGAGCGGATCAATGCGGAGGTCAGCGACTGGATCCGGGGTGAGCGTGGCAACAATGCCAGGGCGCCAGAGTATGTGTGCGGCCGAGACGCTGTAGTGTGGCTCAGGAGGTTCTCTGAAGGCTTCAATTGCGACTGCCAGAGGCTTCAGGGCGTTCTTGGGATGATCCCTGGAGCAAAGAGGATGGTAATGGGGCACACGATACAGAGTGAGGGAATCAATGCAGTTTGCGGGGCACAGGCCGTCAGGGTGGATGTTGGTTTGTCGAGGGGGTGTGGTAATGGGCTGCCGGAGGTGCTTGAGATCAATGGCGGTGGATCAGAGGTGAGGGTGATCACAACAGATCCAGCAGAGGCCTGGCAGTACCGGAAGCAGAAGCCGGACAAAGCTGCCACGGCATTGGAGAAGAAAGGGGAGGTAAAGGATGGACTTGCATTGTTGGTAAGGGAGAGCCATGTATTGAAAGGTGTAGAAGCTAAGGCTTAG